A single region of the Ziziphus jujuba cultivar Dongzao chromosome 10, ASM3175591v1 genome encodes:
- the LOC107410981 gene encoding protein PLASTID TRANSCRIPTIONALLY ACTIVE 16, chloroplastic translates to MAATPTSHSILLTSTPNSSTLTGSRTRRLRVFAKRSDPFSFGLGKGGGDASGESAEPEDKTNSNPFRFDFGKVPDVKSLIPVLTKPSSTGDGGGLSFGNTRRKDPTTVFVAGATGQAGIRIAQSLLREGFSVRAGVPELASAQELARVAVQYKIISNEESKRLNAVESTFQDPESIAKAIGNASKVVVTIGPAENGPTAEVTTSDALQVIEAAELAGVGHVAIVYDANTAAASTYNVLDGLSSFFSNIFSRSQPLSVPEFLQKVIETSVSYTFIKTSLTDDYSPESAYNVVVSAEGSAGAIDYKVAQSQIASLVANVFSNTAVAENKVVEVYTDPSATSKPLEGVFSTIPVDGRRKAYAETVAKAKAEEEARVAAEKAREAAEATKKLEQEVKKLSEQEVRAASLAQDAQVKAEAAGASVENILNRAKNISSGLSWEKLSAQLASTVQNPVDETPRVQVATVRGQAKARTLPALKAVIKQTGPRFPALKAKEDPKKTKGKQTEDKVEKRSVFGGLFTQETIYVDDD, encoded by the exons atggCTGCGACTCCAACCTCCCATTCAATCCTTCTAACCTCCACACCCAATTCATCCACTTTAACGGGTAGCAGAACCCGGAGGTTGAGGGTTTTCGCCAAAAGATCAGACCCATTCTCATTTGGGCTCGGAAAAGGAGGTGGTGATGCTTCTGGTGAATCCGCCGAACCTGAAGACAAAACCAATTCCAATCCTTTCCGTTTCGACTTCGGCAAAGTTCCCGACGTTAAGTCTTTGATTCCCGTTCTCACTAAACCATCTTCCACCGGCGACGGTGGCGGCTTGTCTTTTGGGAACACCAGGCGTAAAGACCCTACCACCGTCTTCGTCGCCGGTGCAACCGGCCAGGCCGGCATCCGCATAGCTCAGTCACTTCTCCGTGAAGGTTTCTCTGTCCGTGCCGGCGTTCCTGAGCTCGCCTCTGCACAGGAATTGGCTCGTGTCGCTGTTCAATACAAG ATCATATCAAATGAAGAATCAAAGCGCCTCAACGCCGTCGAATCCACATTCCAAGATCCTGAATCGATCGCGAAAGCAATTGGAAACGCTAGCAAAGTTGTCGTGACAATTGGACCCGCAGAGAATGGGCCCACTGCTGAAGTCACCACATCGGATGCCTTACAAGTAATCGAAGCGGCTGAACTCGCAGGCGTTGGACACGTGGCGATTGTCTACGACGCGAACACGGCTGCAGCGTCGACTTACAACGTACTGGATGGGCTCTCTTCTTTCTTCAGCAACATCTTCTCGCGATCTCAGCCGTTGAGCGTACCAGAGTTTTTGCAGAAAGTAATCGAAACCAGCGTCAGTTACACGTTTATAAAGACCAGTTTGACGGATGATTATTCGCCTGAGAGTGCTTATAACGTCGTCGTTTCGGCAGAGGGAAGCGCAGGTGCAATCGACTACAAA GTAGCTCAGTCTCAAATCGCATCGTTGGTTGCCAATGTTTTCTCCAACACGGCCGTGGCAGAGAATAAG GTTGTGGAAGTATATACAGATCCATCAGCCACATCGAAGCCTTTGGAAGGTGTTTTCAG TACCATCCCTGTGGATGGAAGAAGAAAAGCTTATGCAGAAACAGTAGCAAAGGCAAAAGCAGAGGAAGAGGCAAGAGTAGCAGCTGAGAAAGCTCGTGAAGCAGCCGAGGCAACGAAGAAACTTGAACAAGAGGTGAAAAAGCTGTCCGAGCAAGAAGTTCGGGCTGCTAGTCTAGCTCAGGATGCTCAAGTGAAAGCAGAGGCAGCTGGGGCTTCAGTTGAAAACATATTGAACAGAGCCAAAAACATTAGCTCTGGACTTTCATGGGAAAAACTCAGCGCACAGCTTGCTTCAACCGTTCAAAACCCTGTTGATGAAACTCCCAGAGTTCAGGTTGCCACTGTGAGAGGACAGGCAAAAGCTCGGACGCTACCTGCCCTGAAAGCAGTAATCAAGCAAACAGGTCCACGGTTTCCGGCTTTGAAAGCGAAAGAGGATCCAAAGAAGACGAAGGGCAAACAGACGGAGGACAAGGTCGAAAAGAGGAGCGTGTTTGGTGGCCTGTTTACACAGGAAACCatatatgttgatgatgattGA